AGCAGCTAAGAGCAAAGCATCTCGTCCATATCATAAGTTAACCCATCAATGGTTTCATCAATGCGTTATTAGCCATTGGGGCAGGGCTACCGCATGAGTGTGCGTTTTTTGCTCACAATGAATAATTTCATTATAGAGTCACTTCTAATTATTCATGAATTAATAGCATTTCGAACAAATGTAGTTTGATAAATACACTCAATTTGTTCATAAAACATTCGCGATCTAGTCCTAGCCATCGGGTATTAAATAAGTCAAATTACTGATACTTATCAATACTTAAGTTAATTAATCCAACACCTACCTTGTAATACTTAATTCCTACATTGAATAGCTTAGATGCAGCGATAGTCATGACGTGAGTAATTTCAATTGTGTAGCATTTTTCGTCTGGGGCGGCTGGGAGTTCCAAGAGGGAATAGCCGTTAATTCCCTCTTGGTCTGGTGTGGGTGAAGCACCACGACGTTAATGGCCGCAGGCCATATTTCCAAATTCACTTTTGGGAAATAATCCGCTAGTCTAACTCGTTGCCTCACAAAAAAATTCAAAAATGATCAGACTGCATTATGAATTATCAAACGTTAATATTAAGAAGGCTTTTTTATTTCCGTGCTATTCCGGCCATCTGTGTTTGCAACGTAAATAACCCATTTCCGGTGGTGATTAATAAGGTTTTCATGTCTTTACCACCAAAGTCCATATTGGTTATTTGCGGCGCAACTGCGATTGATTGATGTAATTTGCCCTCGGGCGAATAGATTTGAAGCTTGCCTTGACTGTGGCTAGCCACATAAAGATTCCCGGCACAGTCAATGGTGATCCCATCAGGTCCATCAACGTCGATAAAGGGTTGTCGCTCTCCAACACTGCCATCATTATTTACTGGGTAACGGTAAATATGGTTACTGTAATCGCCAACATAGAGCCAATGTTCATCTGGCGATAATACAACCCCATTAGGCTTATTTAATTGGTCAAGTTCGACTAATTCTCCTGATGCAGACAACCAGAATACTGATGTGCTGTTGAGTTCATTTTTACGCTCGCTCAATTGCCAATCAGGATCGCTAAAGTAAATGCCACCATTTGAATGTTGGCTGATGTCGTTAGGGGAGTTAAATGGTTTACCGTCGAATTGATTGACCACCACAGTTTGCTTTTGTGTTGATAAGTTAATTTTGTTGACCGATCGGTCACTGTGTTTTAGCACATACAAATCGTTACCATCAGCCAGCAAGCCATTGCTGCCAGAGTGTGACAACCACAATGTGGGCTTATGGTTAAGTTTGTATTGATAAATATTGGCATCAGGGCCGTTCAATTGACTGCCAGAGAAGTTCATTTCAGAGAAATAAAACGCTTGGTCAGCCACAGACCAAGTAGGACCTTCAAGGAAAAGCAATTTGTCACTAACTAATTTAAGCGAATGACTGTCAGCAGCTTGATAGTGGCTGCTGCATTGTTCAATTAACGCTAAATCGGCATTAGACTTTGTTTCTGCATACGCTTGCAGTGGCAACAATAGGGCTAACGCACATGCGCTGGCGAGTTTTACTGTTGTTGATGATGACTGTCTTAATGTCGTTAATTGCATTGAGCTTCCTTGTAATTTGTTAATGCAAATTAGATTAAACGTTAAAATAATAATAGTCAAATAGACCATTAGTTTGTTAGCTTATGGTAAACAACCATTAACTTACCTCAAATCGGACTAAGAAATGGGATAAACAAGCTAAAATCAAAAGGAATACCAATGAATCGAGCTATAAAAACAACGATTGGTTTAAGCATCGCCAGTGCTTTATTGTTCTCTGTGAATATACAGGCTGTTGAAACAGCAGCCAATTCGAACGCGATAACCCATTTAGATGATGTGTATCAACAGGCTTTTAAAGTGGGCGTTGCGGTAAATGAAGATGTCACCATGGGCAAAGATGATCAACAAAAGCAGTTGGTCATTGATAACTTTAATACTGTGACCATTGAAAATGCGATGAAAGCGGAAATTGTTAACCCAACACCTGGGGTTTATGATTTTGCCGCAGCAGATGCTTATGTCAAATTTGGCCAAGACAATAATATGTTCATCGTTGGGCATACCTTAGTTTGGCATAATCAAACACCTGATTTTTTCTTTAAAAATAAAGATAATCAAACTAATACACCGGCTGAGCAATTAGAAGTGATGCGCAAACATATTAAGCTTGTAGCAGGTCGCTATGCTGGCAAGGTGCATGCGTGGGATGTGGTAAACGAGGTGATTGATAATGACGGCTCATACCGCCCAACTACCTGGGTTAACGGTGTAGGCGATGGTGATACATTGGTTAAAGCAGCATTTAAATATGCCGCTGAATATGCCCCTAATACTGAACTGTATTACAACGACTTTAATGCTTGGCGACCAGAAAAACGTGATGCCATTGTGAAAATGATTAACATGTTAAAAGCTGAAGGGATCCGTATCGACGGTGTGGGGATACAAGCGCATTGGGGGCTTAACTTCCCTAAAACTGAATACATTGAGCAAGCCATTGATGCCTATGCCGCAGCGGGTGTGAAGGTAATGATTACCGAACTAGATATTGATGTATTGCCGTTTACCAAAGAGGGTCAGGTGTTTGGCCAAGCCTTTATGCATCCACAATTTCAATTAGAGGAGTTTGAAACCTACCTTGACCCGTATAAAGCGGGGTTACCTGATGATGTACAACAAAAGTTAACCGCAAGGTATGTTGAGTTGTTTACCTTATTCAATAAAAAAAGTGACAAAATTGATCGGGTAACCCTGTGGGGATTACATGATGGCATGTCGTGGAAAAATGATTATCCAATCCCAGCAAGAACAAATTATCCGTTATTGTGGGATCGTCAATTACAACCAAAACCAGCATTAAAAGCCTTACTCAAACTACAACCTAAATAATGAACAAGCCGTTAATCTGAGTTGGTTTACTTGTTCTTGTAACGAATAACCACAAATTTTAACGGCTTGGTTCCGCTATTAAAAATACCATGCATAACGCCTGCAGCCACATAAAGCATGTCACCTTGTTTTGCCGGTGACTCTTTGCCATCTAAGCTCCACGTGCCTTGTCCTTCTAAAATCATCAAAAACTCTTCGCCTTCATGTTGATGGGTTGGGTGAATTTCATTATTCGGCTCAATAACGGCTACACCACTAATGACATTAGTTGATTCACTGGTGTCACCATAAAAATAGGTGTTAAACACACTGCCATCGTACTGGGTGATATGACTGTCGGCGTGTGACACTATGGTTGAAGTAATCTCGGGTTTTATATCGTCATTAGCATAAGACATGCTGCTCATGGTGAAACTGCTTAATATCATTGCACCCATTAAGGCGCATAACCGGGTTGATTTAACTTTTCGCTGATTTCCTTTCATGTGAGCTCCATTTATTTTAATTGATGTAAAGCATTAAGTGGTTGTTTATTAGGTGCATAATTAATTTTTATTCTGGCTATTTGCAACAATTTACAAAATTATTGTTACAAACATGTTCTCAAAAAGATAAAAGTAGTCTATTTTACTACAATCTTGTTGTCAAAAGGACTATTTGATTTTATTCCTTAAAAGTCATCTTTGCAGTAATGGAATGATCGATATGATTTTGAACAGTTGTTTTTAACAATAAGTTGACTCAATGGGGAGAAAATGAATTTCTTATTAACACGTTTGGGTTTAATCGCCTGTGTTGTGAAATGAATAATCAGAGTAAACATTAAATCACTCTCAATTCTGGTCAGTGTCATTGACATGACTCTGCCAGCAATAACAATAATAGGGATAAAATAGGCTATGCTGACAAAAAAAACTCTTAACAAAACTATTTTGATAGGTTGTGCCTCAATGGCCTTAATCCTATCGGGGTGTGAAAGCGATAACGGCGCAGCCGCAAACACGCAAGCTGTAACACAAAATATTATATTGAAAGACAAGTTTGCTGATAACTTCAAAATGGGTACCGCAATTAGCAAGGCACAAGTGCTTAATCCTAGTGATCCAGAATTGCTGTTAGCGGCGAAGCATTTCAATACCTTTACGCCTGAAAACTCAATGAAGTGGGAATCAGTTAATCCATTACCCAATGAGTACCAATTTGATGTCGCTGATGCGTTAGTTAACTTTGCAAAAAATAATAACCAACAACTGGTTGGGCATACTTTGGTGTGGCATTCACAAACACCGGATTGGGTATTTGAAGATGAATCAGGCAATCTTCTTAATCGAGATCAATTACTACAACGCATGCAACATCATATTAAAACAGTAGCAGGGCGTTACGCAGACCAAATATTTGCGTGGGACGTAGTGAATGAGGCATTAAACGAAGACGGCACCTTGCGTGAATCTAAATGGCAGCAAATAATTGGTGATGATTTTATTGAACAAGCTTTTATATTTGCCCACCTGGCAGCACCTAAAGCCAAGTTATATTACAACGATTACAACATGTTTAAACCTGAAAAAAGAGCCGGTGCCATCGCACTGATAAACCGACTTAAGCAAAAGGGTATTCAAATAGACGGTGTTGGCATGCAAGCACATTACTCACTTGATTACCCAGACTTTGCAGAAGTTGAAGACTCAATTGTGGCGTTTGCGGCAACGGGTGTTGATGTCATGATTACAGAACTTGATATTTCGGTATTACCTTTTCCTGAAAATTTAGCAGAAGGTGCTGATGTGTCGCTAGATGTAGCACTGCAACAGCAATACAACCTGTATAAAGATGGTATCCCCAAAGACGTTGAGCAACAATTAGCATCTCGCTATCAAGCTTTATTCTCTCTCTATAAAAAACACAGTGATAGTATTGGGCGAGTGACATTTTGGGGCGTGAGTGACAAGCAAACTTGGCGTAATGGTTGGCCAATGCAAGGCCGTACTGATTATCCATTATTAATTGATAGAAACATGCAGATTAAAGGCTTTGTCGGCAGCTTATAATCACATTATTAACGATAAGTAAATAAACGAGTAAAGCCACTTATATTATCGATATGAGTGGCTTTTTTTATCAAAGCTGTCTGTCTTTATCAGTGCAGAATCAGTACTTCGTAAACATTATTCCCACTCGCTTATTCCTGCCAACATTGACTCAAATGTGCAAGTCGGTGACAAAAAAACAATGAATACACTAATCATGAAATTATTGTAGTTGTTAATTTCAATCTAGTAGTCTATTTTAAATTAACGTTATAGTCATTATGACCTAAACGTTATTAGTGCTAAATAAAAAAACAAGACATAAATAAGACTAAGAAAAGTGACATTGATAAAAATGGTAAATCAAAAATAAAATAATACTTATCAGGAAATATAAATGAATATAAAAAACAATAAACTCAAGTTAATTAAGTCAGCGTTAGTGGTTAGCCCTCTACTACTTTTATTGTCGGGATGTTTTGACAGTGATAAAGAGTCCGTCGAAGTACCGCCAATCGATGTAGTCGAGCCTGAGCCTACGCCCACAGAACCATTGGTGACGACGTTAGTTGAAGCGGCAAATAAAGCGAATAAACGCATTGGGACAGCGTTAAGTTATGGGGTATTAAGCAATAACGAGACAGATTATCTCGACATAGTAAAAAAAGAATTTAACTATGTGACGCCTGAAAATGCCGGTAAATGGGGCTCGATACAAACCTCAACCTCTGATGTTTGGAATTTTGATGCTTTAGATAGCATGATTGATTTTGTTGAACAAAATGACATGGCGTTTAAAGGTCACGCTTTAGTGTGGCATCGCCAAGCGCCAAATTTTGTTAATGGTGATGTAACACCTGAAGATTTAACCGGTCTGATCAATGCCCATATCGATGTTACAGCTGCGCGTTATAGCGGACAAATTTATGCGTGGGATGTGGCAAATGAGGTGATGGGGGATGATGCTAATTATCGTGACTCTGTATTTTTTGCAAAGCTAAACAAACGCTTTATTGCCGACGCGTTTACCAGAGCCCATGCGGCTGATCCAAAGGCTAAGCTGTTTTATAACGATTACAGCATAGATAACATCAATGCAAAATCTGATGCCGTATTGACCATGGTCACCGAATTAGTCGATGCTGACATACCCATTGATGGGGTGGGTTTTCAAATGCATTTAGACGCATCAAATGCACCCTCAACTCAGCAAATGACAGAAAACTTCCAGCGTTTTGTTGATTTAGATTTAGACGTCAATATTAGTGAAATTGATGTGCGTTTATCATCGTTACCTTGGGACCAAGTGACTAAACTGGCTATGCAACAACAGGTTTATCATCGTGCGGTTAACGCATGTATGAATGTAGATCGCTGTGACGCAGTGACAATTTGGGGTTTCACCGATAAATACAGTTGGATTGATGGCGAGTTTGGACCGGATGATCCACTCATTTACACCGCTGATTACCAAAGAAAGCCCGCTTACTTTGCAATAGCGGATGGCTTTATGGGTATTGAAGCAGATGC
This region of Shewanella livingstonensis genomic DNA includes:
- a CDS encoding SMP-30/gluconolactonase/LRE family protein codes for the protein MQLTTLRQSSSTTVKLASACALALLLPLQAYAETKSNADLALIEQCSSHYQAADSHSLKLVSDKLLFLEGPTWSVADQAFYFSEMNFSGSQLNGPDANIYQYKLNHKPTLWLSHSGSNGLLADGNDLYVLKHSDRSVNKINLSTQKQTVVVNQFDGKPFNSPNDISQHSNGGIYFSDPDWQLSERKNELNSTSVFWLSASGELVELDQLNKPNGVVLSPDEHWLYVGDYSNHIYRYPVNNDGSVGERQPFIDVDGPDGITIDCAGNLYVASHSQGKLQIYSPEGKLHQSIAVAPQITNMDFGGKDMKTLLITTGNGLFTLQTQMAGIARK
- a CDS encoding endo-1,4-beta-xylanase; translated protein: MNRAIKTTIGLSIASALLFSVNIQAVETAANSNAITHLDDVYQQAFKVGVAVNEDVTMGKDDQQKQLVIDNFNTVTIENAMKAEIVNPTPGVYDFAAADAYVKFGQDNNMFIVGHTLVWHNQTPDFFFKNKDNQTNTPAEQLEVMRKHIKLVAGRYAGKVHAWDVVNEVIDNDGSYRPTTWVNGVGDGDTLVKAAFKYAAEYAPNTELYYNDFNAWRPEKRDAIVKMINMLKAEGIRIDGVGIQAHWGLNFPKTEYIEQAIDAYAAAGVKVMITELDIDVLPFTKEGQVFGQAFMHPQFQLEEFETYLDPYKAGLPDDVQQKLTARYVELFTLFNKKSDKIDRVTLWGLHDGMSWKNDYPIPARTNYPLLWDRQLQPKPALKALLKLQPK
- a CDS encoding cupin domain-containing protein → MKGNQRKVKSTRLCALMGAMILSSFTMSSMSYANDDIKPEITSTIVSHADSHITQYDGSVFNTYFYGDTSESTNVISGVAVIEPNNEIHPTHQHEGEEFLMILEGQGTWSLDGKESPAKQGDMLYVAAGVMHGIFNSGTKPLKFVVIRYKNK
- a CDS encoding endo-1,4-beta-xylanase, coding for MLTKKTLNKTILIGCASMALILSGCESDNGAAANTQAVTQNIILKDKFADNFKMGTAISKAQVLNPSDPELLLAAKHFNTFTPENSMKWESVNPLPNEYQFDVADALVNFAKNNNQQLVGHTLVWHSQTPDWVFEDESGNLLNRDQLLQRMQHHIKTVAGRYADQIFAWDVVNEALNEDGTLRESKWQQIIGDDFIEQAFIFAHLAAPKAKLYYNDYNMFKPEKRAGAIALINRLKQKGIQIDGVGMQAHYSLDYPDFAEVEDSIVAFAATGVDVMITELDISVLPFPENLAEGADVSLDVALQQQYNLYKDGIPKDVEQQLASRYQALFSLYKKHSDSIGRVTFWGVSDKQTWRNGWPMQGRTDYPLLIDRNMQIKGFVGSL